The proteins below come from a single Tachypleus tridentatus isolate NWPU-2018 chromosome 13, ASM421037v1, whole genome shotgun sequence genomic window:
- the LOC143238946 gene encoding uncharacterized protein LOC143238946: MENAAVKIQANFRGHLARKQLHTSDIQQKQDSFQELNVTPSENNENLTISSLNGLTEEKEMENAAVKIQANFRGHLARKQLHTSDIQQKQDSFQELNVTPSENNENSTFSSLNGLTEDKEMENAAVKIQANFRGHLARKQLHTSDIQQKQDSFQEVYVTPNENNENLTLSSLNGLIEDKEMENAAVKIQANFRGHLARKQLHTSDIQQKQDSFQELNVTPSEKNENSTFSSLNGLTEEKEMENAAVKIQANFRGHLARKQLHTSDIQQKQDSFQDTGSFSNDLNEIATFNSQSGTIEDKEMENATIKLQANFRGYLTRKNLRENDNFESNSPDRRLEKETENYGEYDTFQTQDIGDQKEIARNYDEEKSAIIIQAAFRGHMARREMTKPEVDICTRIPEVTESSNEKHASDEDRDTEEDSTVEDRDTENNPAQVATFE; the protein is encoded by the coding sequence ATGGAAAATGCTGCGGTAAAAATCCAAGCAAACTTCCGTGGTCATTTAGCTCGTAAGCAACTTCACACCTCGGATATTCAACAGAAGCAAGACTCATTCCAAGAATTAAATGTAACACCAAGTGAGAACAATGAAAATTTGACTATAAGCTCTCTAAATGGATTAACAgaagagaaagaaatggaaaatgCTGCAGTAAAAATTCAAGCAAACTTCCGTGGTCATTTAGCTCGTAAGCAACTTCACACCTCGGATATTCAACAGAAGCAAGACTCATTCCAAGAATTAAATGTAACACCAAGTGAGAATAATGAAAATTCGACTTTTAGCTCTCTAAATGGATTAACAGAAGACAAAGAAATGGAAAATGCTGCGGTAAAAATCCAAGCAAACTTCCGTGGTCATTTAGCTCGTAAGCAACTTCACACCTCGGATATTCAACAGAAGCAAGACTCATTCCAAGAAGTATATGTAACACCAAATGAGAATAATGAAAATTTGACTTTAAGCTCTCTAAATGGATTAATAGAAGACAAAGAAATGGAAAATGCTGCGGTAAAAATTCAAGCAAACTTCCGTGGTCATTTAGCTCGTAAGCAACTTCACACCTCGGATATTCAACAGAAGCAAGACTCATTCCAAGAATTAAATGTAACACCAAgtgagaaaaatgaaaattcGACTTTTAGCTCTTTAAATGGATTAACAgaagagaaagaaatggaaaatgCTGCAGTAAAAATTCAAGCAAACTTCCGTGGTCATTTAGCTCGTAAGCAACTTCACACCTCGGATATTCAACAGAAGCAAGACTCATTCCAAGACACCGGTTCATTTTCCAACGACCTCAACGAAATTGCAACTTTCAACTCTCAAAGTGGAACAATCGAAGACAAAGAAATGGAAAATGCAACCATTAAACTACAAGCCAATTTTCGGGGCTATCTTACGAGGAAAAATCTACGGGAAAATGATAACTTCGAATCGAATTCTCCAGATCGCAGATTGGAAAAGGAAACAGAAAATTATGGTGAATATGATACATTCCAGACCCAAGATATCGGTGATCAAAAGGAAATTGCTAGAAATTATGATGAGGAAAAATCAGCTATCATTATTCAAGCTGCTTTTCGCGGACATATGGCCCGAAGAGAAATGACGAAACCTGAAGTTGATATTTGTACACGTATACCAGAAGTAACAGAAAGCAGCAACGAGAAGCACGCCAGTGATGAGGATAGAGACACTGAAGAGGATTCCACTGTTGAGGATAGAGACACTGAAAACAATCCCGCCCAAGTTGCTACATTTGAATAA
- the LOC143238945 gene encoding uncharacterized protein LOC143238945, protein MNRKHEFSLLTRRQQNFVSRRIRLPDGFIILLEDVTREILRHQPPDISSFAAAYFEGLLRKREQWVRTDKSDASKVVSSNSTEGEVTAIKTQSMYRGYIVQKHCNVQSKPQDTQDVVNVYTSASEPVGKETRILDMNNEKLETNRSQNIDPEEEETLQLAATKIQASFRGHKVRKNLEVNKPAYNSLKYTSNEANNNLQNGRYSVEGDKYDNLTKDIVDNELEGAAIKLQAQFRGYKARKSIRNHEQNHTLSTSEHAAVQMTEKHPEKTVTSMENDADLFQATIKIQPSFRENDEHSSQVESELTDQTVNSPVNIKVSHSEKVERLNESEKTLDRNGINQTVEEMKNEYSETMLIRNNSVDERERKCLKTLTESKDLMELEGSATNETNESLTMSFQNGLPEDKEIENAAVKIQANFRGHLARKQLYTSDIQQKQDSFQKGNVTPNEKNENSTFSSLNGLTEEKEMENAAVKIQANFRGHLARKQLHTSDIQQKQDSFQEVYVTPNENNENSTFSSLNGLTEDKEMENAAVKIQANFRGHLARKQLHTSDIQQKQDSFQELNVTPSEKNENSTFSSLNGLTEEKEMENAAVKIQANFRGHLARKQLHTSDIQQKQDSFQEVYVTPNENNENSTFSSLNGLTEDKEMENAAVKIQANFRGHLARKQLHTSDIQQKQDSFQELNVTPSEKNENSTFSSLNGLTEEKEMENAAVKIQANFRGHLARKQLHTSDIQQKQDSFQELNVTPSEKNENSTLAL, encoded by the exons ATGAATCGTAAGCACGAATTTTCTCTTCTGACGAGACGTcaacaaaattttgtttcaagACGAATTCGTTTGCCTGATGGTTTTATCATCTTACTGGAAGACGTTACGCGGGAAATATTACGTCATCAGCCACCAGACATTTCCAGCTTTGCTGCTGCCTATTTTGAAGGTTTGTTACGAAAGAGAGAACAGTGGGTGAGAACAG ATAAATCTGATGCTTCCAAAGTGGTGTCATCAAATTCTACTGAAGGAGAAGTAActgctataaaaacacagtcaatGTACAGAGGATATATCGTACAAAAGCATTGTAATGTTCAAAGTAAACCTCAAGATACACAGGATGTTGTCAACGTATACACCAGTGCAAGTGAACCAGTAGGAAAAGAAACAAGGATTCTGGATATGAACAATGAAAAACTAGAAACCAATAGAAGTCAGAATATAGACCCTGAAGAGGAAGAAACACTGCAGTTAGCAGCAACAAAAATTCAAGCAAGTTTTCGTGGCCATAAGGTAAGAAAGAACCTGGAAGTAAACAAACCTGCATATAATTCTTTGAAATATACGTCGAATGAAGCGAACAACAACTTACAAAATGGGCGTTACAGTGTAGAAGGCGATAAATATGACAATTTAACAAAGGATATTGTGGATAACGAACTAGAAGGAGCTGCAATAAAGCTTCAAGCGCAATTTCGTGGTTACAAAGCTAGAAAAAGTATCAGAAATCATGAACAAAATCATACTCTTTCAACATCTGAACATGCAGCTGTGCAGATGACAGAAAAACACCCAGAAAAAACTGTAACATCGATGGAAAATGATGCTGATTTATTTCAAGCAACAATCAAAATTCAACCATCTTTCCGTGAGAATGATGAACATTCTTCACAAGTAGAGAGCGAGCTCACTGATCAAACAGTAAATTCACCTGTAAACATTAAGGTTAGTCATTCTGAAAAGGTGGAAAGACTAAATGAGTCAGAGAAAACTCTGGATAGAAATGGTATAAATCAGACGGTCGaagagatgaaaaatgaatacaGTGAAACGATGCTAATAAGAAATAATTCAGTTGATGAGCGggaaagaaaatgtttgaaaacgtTAACTGAATCGAAAGATCTGATGGAACTTGAGGGTTCAGCAACTAATGAGACAAACGAAAGTTTAACTATGAGCTTTCAAAATGGGTTACCAGAAgacaaagaaatagaaaatgcTGCAGTAAAAATTCAAGCAAACTTCCGTGGTCATTTAGCTCGTAAGCAACTTTACACCTCGGATATTCAACAGAAGCAAGACTCATTCCAAAAAGGAAATGTAACACCaaatgagaaaaatgaaaattcGACTTTTAGCTCTCTAAATGGATTAACAgaagagaaagaaatggaaaatgCTGCAGTAAAAATTCAAGCAAACTTCCGTGGTCATTTAGCTCGTAAGCAACTTCACACCTCGGATATTCAACAGAAGCAAGACTCATTCCAAGAAGTATATGTAACACCAAATGAGAATAATGAAAATTCAACTTTTAGCTCTCTAAATGGATTAACAGAAGACAAAGAAATGGAAAATGCTGCGGTAAAAATCCAAGCAAACTTCCGTGGTCATTTAGCTCGTAAGCAACTTCACACCTCGGATATTCAACAGAAGCAAGACTCATTCCAAGAATTAAATGTAACACCAAgtgagaaaaatgaaaattcGACTTTTAGCTCTCTAAATGGATTAACAgaagagaaagaaatggaaaatgCTGCAGTAAAAATCCAAGCAAACTTCCGTGGTCATTTAGCTCGTAAGCAACTTCACACCTCGGATATTCAACAGAAGCAAGACTCATTCCAAGAAGTATATGTAACACCAAATGAGAATAATGAAAATTCGACTTTTAGCTCTCTAAATGGATTAACAGAAGACAAAGAAATGGAAAATGCTGCGGTAAAAATCCAAGCAAACTTCCGTGGTCATTTAGCTCGTAAGCAACTTCACACCTCGGATATTCAACAGAAGCAAGACTCATTCCAAGAATTAAATGTAACACCAAgtgagaaaaatgaaaattcGACTTTTAGCTCTCTAAATGGATTAACAgaagagaaagaaatggaaaatgCTGCAGTAAAAATTCAAGCAAACTTCCGTGGTCATTTAGCTCGTAAGCAACTTCACACCTCGGATATTCAACAGAAGCAAGACTCATTCCAAGAATTAAATGTAACACcaagtgaaaaaaatgaaaattcgaCTTTAGCTCTCTAA
- the LOC143239188 gene encoding uncharacterized protein LOC143239188 isoform X1, producing MTFLWTAVIKLPVIPFLSSKSAIMFDPLFVIGENNSYGQVVRGCWLIFSAVVSTTYFRNCWKWRKFDEFFFLWEELLHHNNFSCTAKLKFYRRQLILVTLGVLTCVSVTVCFFIFALLPVVVEHYSNALIISVIFSVIQLLFISGVCVSSVVFFVLISLALKSRFNDISTNFEKCFNHTNLHLDNPDLLISGLLQHQQLCNLVELADDIVRPHTCIALTVCIPIICLSLFDLFFVSLTILQRIIKVVDVMASLTMLGVVTITASSLSTAIHTPHEIFQNILAGPLKVPHRLVVMIFAQIFGGPSLGLTCLNLFVVTKSTILNMFSVLVSYFVILVQLHPHS from the exons ATGACTTTCTTGTGGACAGCTGTTATTAAGCTGCCTGTAATACCATTTCTTTCGTCAAAGTCAGCGATAATGTTTGATCCTCTATTTGTTATCGGAGAAAATAACTCCTACGGACAAGTGGTTCGAGGTTGCTGGCTGATTTTTTCTGCTGTAGTGAGCACTACTTACTTCCGAAATTGCTGGAAATGGAGGAAGTTTGATGAGTTTTTCTTCCTATGGGAAGAACTTTTGCATCATAACAACTTTTCTTGTACTGCGAAACTAAAATTTTATCGACGGCAGTTGATCCTAGTGACACTTGGCGTTCTAACGTGTGTCAgtgtcactgtttgttttttcattttcgCTCTACTTCCAGTTGTGGTAGAACATTACAGTAATGCGTTGATAATTTCAGTCATATTCAGTGTAATTCAGTTATTATTCATTTCAGGAGTTTGTGTCTCAAGTGTTGTTTTCTTTGTGCTAATTTCTTTAGCTTTAAAGTCTCGCTTCAATGATATTTCCACCAATTTTGAAAAGTGTTTCAATCACACAAACCTACATTTAGATAACCCCGACCTCCTTATATCAGGACTGCTACAACATCAACAACTTTGTAACTTGGTGGAATTGGCTGACGATATTGTTCGTCCTCATACTTGCATAGCTCTTACAGTATGTATTCCCATCATATGCCTGTCTCTTTTCGATCTTTTCTTCGTTTCGTTAACAATTCTTCAACGCATCATAAAGGTTGTTGACGTGATGGCTTCTTTAACTATGTTAGGTGTTGTGACTATCACAGCATCCTCTCTATCTACCGCT ATCCACACTCcacatgaaatatttcaaaacattttggcAGGTCCTCTGAAGGTTCCACACAGACTCGTT GTGATGATTTTCGCCCAGATTTTTGGAGGACCATCTCTTGGATTGACGTGTTTAAACCTCTTTGTTGTCACGAAATCTACCATACTAAAT atgtTCAGTGTTCTGGTTAGCTACTTTGTTATCTTGGTTCAACTGCATCCGCACAGTTAG
- the LOC143239188 gene encoding uncharacterized protein LOC143239188 isoform X2 — protein sequence MTFLWTAVIKLPVIPFLSSKSAIMFDPLFVIGENNSYGQVVRGCWLIFSAVVSTTYFRNCWKWRKFDEFFFLWEELLHHNNFSCTAKLKFYRRQLILVTLGVLTCVSVTVCFFIFALLPVVVEHYSNALIISVIFSVIQLLFISGVCVSSVVFFVLISLALKSRFNDISTNFEKCFNHTNLHLDNPDLLISGLLQHQQLCNLVELADDIVRPHTCIALTVCIPIICLSLFDLFFVSLTILQRIIKVVDVMASLTMLGVVTITASSLSTAVMIFAQIFGGPSLGLTCLNLFVVTKSTILNMFSVLVSYFVILVQLHPHS from the exons ATGACTTTCTTGTGGACAGCTGTTATTAAGCTGCCTGTAATACCATTTCTTTCGTCAAAGTCAGCGATAATGTTTGATCCTCTATTTGTTATCGGAGAAAATAACTCCTACGGACAAGTGGTTCGAGGTTGCTGGCTGATTTTTTCTGCTGTAGTGAGCACTACTTACTTCCGAAATTGCTGGAAATGGAGGAAGTTTGATGAGTTTTTCTTCCTATGGGAAGAACTTTTGCATCATAACAACTTTTCTTGTACTGCGAAACTAAAATTTTATCGACGGCAGTTGATCCTAGTGACACTTGGCGTTCTAACGTGTGTCAgtgtcactgtttgttttttcattttcgCTCTACTTCCAGTTGTGGTAGAACATTACAGTAATGCGTTGATAATTTCAGTCATATTCAGTGTAATTCAGTTATTATTCATTTCAGGAGTTTGTGTCTCAAGTGTTGTTTTCTTTGTGCTAATTTCTTTAGCTTTAAAGTCTCGCTTCAATGATATTTCCACCAATTTTGAAAAGTGTTTCAATCACACAAACCTACATTTAGATAACCCCGACCTCCTTATATCAGGACTGCTACAACATCAACAACTTTGTAACTTGGTGGAATTGGCTGACGATATTGTTCGTCCTCATACTTGCATAGCTCTTACAGTATGTATTCCCATCATATGCCTGTCTCTTTTCGATCTTTTCTTCGTTTCGTTAACAATTCTTCAACGCATCATAAAGGTTGTTGACGTGATGGCTTCTTTAACTATGTTAGGTGTTGTGACTATCACAGCATCCTCTCTATCTACCGCT GTGATGATTTTCGCCCAGATTTTTGGAGGACCATCTCTTGGATTGACGTGTTTAAACCTCTTTGTTGTCACGAAATCTACCATACTAAAT atgtTCAGTGTTCTGGTTAGCTACTTTGTTATCTTGGTTCAACTGCATCCGCACAGTTAG